One segment of Hymenobacter volaticus DNA contains the following:
- a CDS encoding nuclear transport factor 2 family protein: protein MNKLLPLAFALLLTTAPAWAQGQGEPEIRRLEQLEITTVQRGDTAALLRLWSPEFVVNNPYNQVVTRPQILAFMRQGQLDYATVERVVEKVTIVKNVAIAMGHEIVTPQRATAYAGQVETRQYTNVWLKTKAGWQLTARQASIVAVKK from the coding sequence ATGAACAAGCTCCTCCCCCTAGCCTTTGCCCTGCTCCTGACCACTGCCCCGGCCTGGGCCCAAGGCCAAGGCGAGCCCGAAATCCGCCGGCTCGAACAACTGGAAATCACCACGGTGCAGCGGGGCGATACCGCCGCCCTGCTTCGGCTGTGGAGCCCGGAGTTCGTGGTCAACAACCCCTACAATCAAGTGGTCACGCGGCCCCAAATCCTGGCCTTTATGCGCCAAGGCCAACTCGACTACGCCACCGTTGAGCGGGTGGTCGAGAAAGTAACCATTGTCAAGAACGTGGCCATTGCCATGGGCCACGAAATCGTGACCCCGCAGCGGGCCACGGCCTATGCGGGCCAGGTGGAAACCCGGCAGTACACCAACGTGTGGCTGAAAACCAAGGCCGGCTGGCAACTCACGGCCCGGCAAGCCAGCATCGTAGCCGTGAAGAAATGA
- a CDS encoding LytR/AlgR family response regulator transcription factor — MLSAIAIDDEPQALQVVHLLAAKVPFLTLQATFTNAFTALAYLHTHPVDVLFVDIHMPDITGLELVQGLSRAPLIIFTTAYSDYAVQGFELDAVDYLLKPFSLARFTKACGKALDRQTGRGMAGRPAILVKTGLAEERVLLENILYLEADGNYLTYVLTARRVLTRQTLAEALQQLPPQYFVRVHRSYIVALSKVDKIARHEVSVAGTSIPIGSSYESAVQALRAHAAR, encoded by the coding sequence ATGCTTTCCGCCATTGCCATCGACGACGAACCGCAGGCCCTGCAAGTCGTGCACCTGCTGGCGGCTAAGGTGCCGTTTCTAACGCTGCAGGCAACATTTACCAACGCCTTCACGGCGCTGGCCTACCTGCACACGCATCCCGTCGATGTGCTGTTTGTGGACATTCACATGCCCGATATTACGGGCCTAGAATTGGTGCAGGGCCTCTCCCGCGCGCCGCTCATCATATTTACGACGGCCTACTCCGACTATGCCGTGCAGGGCTTTGAGTTGGATGCGGTGGATTACCTGCTCAAGCCCTTCTCGCTGGCGCGCTTCACCAAAGCCTGCGGGAAGGCATTGGACCGCCAAACCGGGCGCGGTATGGCCGGCCGGCCGGCCATCCTGGTGAAAACCGGCTTGGCGGAGGAACGCGTGTTGCTCGAGAATATTCTCTACCTAGAGGCCGATGGCAACTACCTAACGTATGTGCTGACTGCTCGGCGGGTGCTCACGCGCCAGACCTTGGCCGAGGCCTTGCAGCAGCTCCCACCCCAGTATTTTGTGCGGGTGCATCGCTCTTACATCGTGGCCCTGAGTAAAGTGGATAAAATCGCCCGCCACGAAGTGAGCGTAGCCGGGACCAGCATCCCGATTGGCAGTTCTTATGAAAGCGCCGTGCAGGCCCTGCGCGCCCACGCCGCACGGTGA
- a CDS encoding serine hydrolase domain-containing protein, with product MPTYRVLIFLICSGLVSGSAYAQRRVARIDSLFQQLAREGHFNGGVLVAEKGRILYQRAFGYADLPTRTPTTLSSRFQLASIAKTFTSTAVLQLLEQNKIKLSDPLARYLPAFPYPTVTLRHLLSHTSGLPDLELYEPLVRQHPERLVTNQDIIPALRAWPRGLYFTPGTQWQYCNTNYILLALLVEKVSQQAFATYLQRHLFQPAGMRDTYLRMAGSPADARLVANHLLPTMYSTVPEPVETLHLQDSVRLWHLRFESRGLTGLYGPGQVVSTLQDLLRFDQALARGKLLRPRTIALAATPVKLNDSTTVVGGNTVDFGGPTSYGLGWVVRPDPVGGTIVGHDGYNRGIATMLYRNVGKGQTVIMYDNTEGEQFREKVAAVIALLNQRSGRPLTYKKSVARWYGDALRKQGPVRALVQFNTMRADTSHFYLAEDELNSLGYALLVNGSPSLALDAFQLNTVLFPLSFNVYDSYGDAFRYVNRRAEAIVMYQRALALNPNSEGTKHSLQLLQAPAP from the coding sequence ATGCCTACGTATCGAGTACTGATTTTCCTTATCTGCAGTGGGCTCGTCAGCGGGTCCGCGTACGCCCAGCGCCGGGTTGCCCGGATTGATTCCCTGTTTCAACAACTGGCCCGCGAAGGGCACTTCAACGGGGGCGTGCTGGTAGCGGAAAAGGGCCGCATCCTCTACCAGCGGGCCTTCGGCTACGCGGACCTGCCTACACGCACGCCCACTACGCTGAGCTCGAGATTTCAGCTGGCCTCCATCGCCAAGACGTTCACTTCGACGGCGGTGTTGCAACTGCTCGAGCAAAACAAAATCAAGCTTAGCGACCCGCTGGCGCGCTACCTGCCCGCCTTTCCGTACCCCACTGTTACCCTGCGCCACCTGCTCTCGCACACCTCCGGGCTACCGGATTTAGAGCTCTACGAGCCGCTGGTACGCCAGCACCCGGAGCGGCTGGTCACGAACCAGGACATTATTCCGGCCCTGCGCGCCTGGCCGCGGGGGCTCTACTTTACGCCTGGCACGCAGTGGCAGTACTGCAACACCAATTATATTTTGCTCGCGCTGCTAGTGGAGAAGGTGAGCCAGCAGGCGTTTGCCACTTACCTGCAGCGCCATCTATTTCAACCGGCCGGCATGCGCGATACCTACCTGCGGATGGCCGGCAGCCCCGCCGATGCCCGGCTCGTGGCCAACCACCTGCTGCCGACCATGTACAGCACCGTCCCCGAACCAGTCGAAACCCTGCACCTGCAAGACAGTGTCCGGCTCTGGCATCTGCGCTTCGAGAGCCGCGGCCTGACGGGGCTGTACGGGCCGGGGCAGGTGGTGAGCACCTTGCAGGACTTACTTCGCTTCGACCAGGCCTTGGCCCGCGGCAAGCTGTTGCGCCCGCGCACCATTGCCCTGGCCGCCACCCCGGTTAAGCTCAACGACAGTACGACGGTCGTGGGCGGGAATACGGTTGATTTTGGCGGCCCTACCTCGTACGGCCTAGGCTGGGTGGTGCGCCCCGATCCGGTCGGAGGCACCATCGTCGGGCACGACGGCTACAACCGGGGCATTGCCACCATGCTCTACCGCAACGTGGGCAAAGGCCAGACGGTAATTATGTACGATAACACCGAAGGCGAACAGTTCCGCGAAAAAGTAGCCGCTGTCATTGCCCTGCTCAATCAACGGTCCGGGCGGCCGCTGACCTATAAAAAATCGGTAGCTCGATGGTACGGCGACGCCTTGCGCAAACAAGGACCGGTGCGCGCCCTGGTGCAATTCAACACCATGCGCGCCGATACCAGTCACTTTTACCTGGCCGAAGACGAGCTTAACAGCTTGGGCTACGCCCTCTTGGTGAACGGCTCCCCCTCCCTGGCGCTAGACGCTTTTCAGCTAAATACCGTACTTTTCCCCCTGAGCTTCAACGTGTACGACAGCTACGGGGATGCCTTCCGCTACGTTAACCGCCGGGCCGAAGCCATCGTGATGTACCAGCGGGCCCTCGCGCTCAACCCGAACAGCGAAGGCACCAAACACTCGTTGCAACTGCTCCAAGCCCCGGCCCCTTAA
- a CDS encoding sensor histidine kinase — translation MVLAAAAVPAAGTGDAPRVRRLACGPGGVALLGAWTMPLPPTLWNAHTGPWLLLAGLGLLVALLQGLAYPVLASVRVGPPGGRWVGPAAGWVSVAAGGAALLWTAYSSRYPPPLRPLAGLFGLAVVLTGLVVALRRVGAQETRELQTQASHSAAELAGLRAQIQPHFLFNALNSLYATALQESSDKTAEGIQQLGEMMRFLLEENNHERIALRQEVHYLRHYISLQRLRLDETQGLDIRIQLQESEREVYLAPMLLSPFVENAFNHGISLQAPSWIHITLTLDATHLYFKVHNSLHARPPEASPGPTSHVGLANVRKRLELLYPGRHDLQIQQSQQDYFVALTLLLW, via the coding sequence GTGGTACTTGCGGCAGCGGCTGTCCCGGCCGCCGGAACCGGGGATGCGCCACGGGTACGACGCCTTGCTTGTGGGCCTGGTGGGGTAGCCTTGCTCGGGGCCTGGACCATGCCGCTGCCGCCCACGCTCTGGAATGCCCACACCGGGCCCTGGCTGTTGCTGGCCGGGCTGGGCCTGCTGGTCGCCTTGTTGCAGGGCCTGGCGTACCCGGTGCTGGCCTCGGTTCGGGTGGGCCCGCCCGGCGGCCGCTGGGTAGGGCCCGCCGCCGGATGGGTAAGTGTGGCGGCCGGCGGAGCGGCCTTGCTGTGGACGGCGTACAGTTCGCGCTACCCGCCGCCGCTGCGGCCCTTGGCCGGCCTGTTCGGGCTGGCGGTGGTGCTGACCGGCCTAGTCGTGGCGCTGCGCCGGGTCGGGGCGCAGGAAACCCGGGAGCTGCAAACGCAAGCCTCGCATAGCGCCGCCGAGCTGGCCGGCTTGCGGGCGCAGATCCAGCCGCACTTTCTCTTCAACGCCCTCAACAGCCTCTACGCCACGGCCCTGCAGGAAAGCAGCGACAAAACGGCTGAGGGCATCCAGCAACTAGGCGAGATGATGCGCTTCCTGCTCGAAGAAAACAACCACGAGCGCATCGCCCTGCGCCAGGAGGTGCACTACCTGCGCCACTACATCAGCCTGCAGCGGCTGCGGCTGGATGAAACGCAGGGCCTCGACATCCGCATTCAGTTGCAGGAATCGGAACGGGAGGTGTACCTGGCGCCCATGTTGCTGAGCCCCTTCGTGGAAAATGCCTTCAACCACGGCATCAGCCTGCAGGCCCCGTCCTGGATTCACATCACGCTGACCCTGGATGCCACCCACTTGTATTTCAAGGTGCATAATTCACTCCACGCCCGCCCGCCGGAGGCGTCGCCTGGGCCGACGTCGCACGTGGGCCTCGCCAACGTACGCAAGCGCCTCGAGCTGCTGTATCCCGGCCGCCATGACTTGCAAATACAGCAGTCCCAGCAAGACTACTTCGTGGCCCTCACCCTGCTGCTTTGGTAG
- a CDS encoding helix-turn-helix domain-containing protein — protein MDANSFLPTISLLAVFISILLAVFLLTVKTQNRLPNGLFACFLLLNALDLSSWFVNAFLLRYPTVLLFKTTLNALINPLFYLYVVAVCYTDFKLRAKHLLHFLPFALVSGLLLPRFYLADTGAKLAFLQHYSQMPEATVSRLVGQLQFIFYLLAVFRTLRRYQRTYVENYADAANRTYRWLFRLTSILAALHLVILVKEVLRYTGHPHVLAGLELWVALNATGVLSWFVLQALYQPTLFRSIDASLPTVAGLLAEQRAPALTPEPTVPPEIEDKISRLRTYMAQAEPYLDPSLTVQDLARQLQLPGRELSLLINHHLDQHFFDFVNEYRIEKACQLLKDPTHQSMTVLEILYAVGFNSKSSFNTAFKKQTGLTPTQYRATS, from the coding sequence ATGGACGCTAATTCCTTCCTGCCTACTATCAGCCTGCTGGCTGTATTTATCTCTATCCTCTTAGCCGTCTTTCTACTGACCGTCAAGACCCAAAACCGCTTGCCCAATGGCTTGTTCGCTTGCTTTCTGCTGCTCAACGCCCTGGACCTGAGCTCGTGGTTCGTGAATGCGTTTTTGCTGCGCTATCCGACGGTGCTTCTCTTCAAAACCACCCTCAACGCCCTGATCAACCCGCTCTTCTACCTCTACGTCGTCGCGGTTTGCTATACCGATTTTAAGCTCCGGGCCAAGCATCTGCTACACTTCCTGCCGTTTGCCCTCGTTTCCGGCCTGCTGCTGCCGCGGTTCTATCTGGCGGATACCGGCGCTAAACTCGCTTTTCTGCAGCATTACAGCCAGATGCCCGAAGCCACGGTTAGCCGCCTCGTGGGGCAGCTACAGTTTATCTTCTACCTTCTCGCCGTCTTCCGTACCCTGCGCCGCTATCAGCGCACCTACGTCGAGAACTATGCCGACGCCGCCAACCGGACCTACCGGTGGCTGTTTCGGTTAACCAGTATCCTGGCGGCCTTGCACTTGGTCATTCTAGTAAAAGAAGTTCTGCGCTATACCGGGCATCCCCACGTGTTGGCGGGCCTAGAATTGTGGGTGGCACTTAACGCGACCGGGGTGCTGAGTTGGTTCGTGCTGCAGGCCCTCTACCAGCCGACGCTTTTCCGCAGCATCGACGCGTCCCTGCCCACGGTCGCGGGACTGCTCGCCGAGCAACGGGCCCCGGCGCTTACTCCCGAGCCGACGGTGCCACCCGAGATCGAGGACAAGATTAGCCGCCTTCGCACGTACATGGCGCAGGCCGAGCCCTACCTAGATCCGTCCTTAACGGTGCAGGACTTAGCCCGCCAGCTACAGCTGCCGGGGCGGGAGTTGTCGCTGCTGATCAACCACCACCTCGACCAGCACTTTTTTGACTTCGTCAACGAGTACCGAATTGAGAAGGCTTGTCAGCTGTTAAAAGACCCCACGCACCAAAGCATGACCGTACTAGAGATACTGTACGCGGTGGGCTTCAACTCCAAATCCTCCTTCAACACGGCCTTTAAGAAACAGACCGGCCTCACGCCGACCCAGTACCGCGCCACGTCCTAA
- a CDS encoding SRPBCC domain-containing protein, whose product MEQARFATTIHAPKASVWQVLWDDTLYGIWTRAFSEGSRAITDWQEGSEVQFISADGGGMYSVITKKTPNEFISFQHLGELKDGQKQPVDAKTQSWVGARETYTLTETNGTTELVVEMDVSEAYQDYFTATFPQALAKVKELAENGARG is encoded by the coding sequence ATGGAACAGGCTCGCTTTGCTACCACGATCCACGCACCCAAAGCCAGCGTGTGGCAGGTGCTGTGGGATGATACCCTCTATGGCATTTGGACCCGGGCCTTCAGTGAAGGCTCCCGGGCGATTACCGATTGGCAGGAAGGCAGCGAAGTACAATTCATATCGGCGGACGGGGGCGGTATGTACAGCGTGATCACGAAAAAGACACCGAACGAGTTCATCTCCTTCCAGCACCTAGGCGAACTAAAAGACGGGCAGAAGCAACCCGTGGACGCGAAAACGCAGAGCTGGGTGGGGGCCAGGGAGACCTATACGTTAACCGAAACGAACGGCACCACCGAGCTCGTCGTGGAAATGGACGTCAGTGAAGCGTACCAAGACTATTTCACGGCGACCTTTCCCCAAGCCCTGGCGAAAGTGAAGGAATTGGCTGAAAACGGCGCGCGGGGGTAA
- a CDS encoding alpha/beta hydrolase, producing MPNNPINTVVFVTGAFVSSTCWDAWKAYFENQGYTCYAPAHPHKEGAAAALRSEHPHSAIAHNSLTSVVASYAAFIRQLPEKPILIGHSFGGLIVQLLLQQDLGAAGVAIHSVPPQGVLTLKWSFFRSVTPALGLFTSLKKTYLMSFQHWQYTFTNGLDGTTQRATYEQLVVPESKKMARGALTKEARVDFARPHAPLLFVAGSTDHIMPASLNYSNYQRYANYNESITDYKEFAGRNHLVLGLPTWRESADFVLDWLGRTAGTPAPARRRTAEPHA from the coding sequence ATGCCAAACAACCCCATCAACACCGTGGTCTTCGTCACCGGCGCCTTTGTCAGCAGCACGTGCTGGGACGCGTGGAAGGCGTATTTCGAGAATCAGGGCTACACCTGCTACGCCCCGGCCCACCCCCACAAGGAAGGGGCGGCGGCCGCGTTGCGCAGCGAGCACCCGCACTCGGCCATTGCCCACAACAGCTTAACCAGCGTCGTGGCCTCCTACGCCGCTTTCATCCGCCAACTACCCGAAAAGCCGATCCTGATCGGCCACTCCTTCGGCGGGTTGATCGTCCAGTTGCTGTTGCAGCAAGACCTCGGCGCGGCCGGCGTGGCCATTCACTCGGTCCCGCCGCAGGGAGTGCTCACGCTGAAGTGGTCGTTTTTCCGCTCGGTGACCCCGGCCCTCGGCTTGTTTACGTCGTTAAAGAAAACCTACCTGATGTCGTTCCAGCACTGGCAGTACACCTTCACCAACGGCTTGGACGGGACTACGCAGCGGGCCACCTACGAGCAGCTGGTCGTGCCTGAGTCCAAGAAGATGGCGCGCGGGGCACTGACCAAAGAGGCCCGGGTCGACTTTGCCCGTCCTCACGCGCCGTTGCTGTTTGTGGCGGGCAGCACCGATCACATCATGCCTGCTTCCCTGAACTATTCCAACTACCAGCGCTACGCCAACTACAACGAATCCATCACCGACTACAAGGAGTTTGCGGGCCGCAACCACTTGGTGCTGGGGTTGCCAACCTGGCGGGAAAGCGCCGATTTCGTTCTGGATTGGCTAGGCCGCACTGCGGGAACGCCGGCGCCAGCACGCCGACGCACGGCCGAGCCGCACGCTTAA
- a CDS encoding LytR/AlgR family response regulator transcription factor — MNHLTCLIVEDEPLARQLLTDHLQQVPYLRLTAACATPTAAMAALQRQPVDLLFLDVQMPEMTGLTLLRLLPRKPLVILTTAYSEYALESYDLDVVDYLLKPITLDRFLRAVHKAYARWEPPVLAAANPAPAKTADPAYLFVKDGSQLLKVWWADVLYVEGLRDYVTIHTRQRKIVSLQQLKVLTQQLPADRFVRIHHSCIVALDAIDVVHKDKVQIGERYLPISATYAKGFREAVERHRI; from the coding sequence ATGAACCACCTCACATGCCTGATTGTCGAAGACGAGCCCCTGGCCCGCCAGCTGCTCACTGACCACCTGCAGCAGGTGCCTTACCTGCGCCTGACCGCGGCCTGCGCCACGCCCACCGCGGCTATGGCCGCCCTGCAGCGCCAGCCAGTGGACCTGCTGTTTCTCGACGTGCAGATGCCGGAAATGACCGGCCTAACCTTGCTGCGGCTGCTGCCGCGCAAGCCGCTGGTTATTCTCACCACGGCCTACTCGGAGTACGCCCTGGAAAGCTACGACCTCGACGTGGTCGACTACCTGCTCAAGCCCATCACCCTCGACCGGTTTTTACGGGCCGTGCACAAGGCGTACGCCCGCTGGGAGCCGCCCGTTTTGGCCGCAGCCAACCCTGCTCCGGCTAAGACGGCCGACCCCGCCTACCTGTTCGTGAAAGACGGGTCGCAACTACTCAAAGTCTGGTGGGCCGACGTGCTCTACGTGGAAGGCCTGCGCGACTACGTCACCATCCACACCCGGCAGCGCAAAATTGTAAGTTTGCAACAGCTCAAGGTGCTGACCCAGCAACTGCCCGCCGACCGGTTCGTGCGCATCCACCATTCTTGCATCGTGGCGCTGGACGCTATCGACGTCGTGCACAAAGACAAAGTACAGATTGGCGAGCGGTACCTGCCTATCAGTGCCACTTACGCCAAAGGCTTCCGCGAGGCCGTAGAACGGCATCGCATTTAG
- a CDS encoding sensor histidine kinase gives MIFFPPRYRAAVLHLAYWGVYFSFYFYQFGQEYARRQVAVGLLATVTLNAALAYFNYFYLLPRLLRTRRLGEYLALFAGPYATVVVLRVLADRQLLLTDMNRRFLYSPAHTWSVVVGVLFIVAFVSLLYFVTQWFVLEARAKALENEKLATELRYLKAQLNPHFLFNTLNNLYYLAYSRSERTPEVIATLAQMMRYMLEEANRPAVDLSREIEYLASYIQLEKLRLNSPVPITLTVAGQPNGRLVAPLIFMAFLENAFKHGVSTISTTAWVRVHFDLTGPDCCYTVANSKLPASAAPMGPAGTGLPNVRRRLALSYPDRHELQIDDLPDEYRIYLRLSL, from the coding sequence ATGATTTTCTTTCCGCCACGCTACCGGGCCGCGGTGCTGCACCTCGCCTACTGGGGCGTGTACTTCTCGTTTTACTTCTACCAGTTCGGGCAGGAATACGCCCGGCGACAGGTAGCCGTGGGCCTGCTGGCTACGGTAACCCTCAATGCCGCGCTGGCCTACTTCAACTACTTCTACCTGCTGCCGCGCCTGTTGCGCACCCGGCGGCTGGGCGAGTACCTGGCGCTGTTTGCCGGCCCCTACGCGACCGTGGTCGTGCTGCGCGTGCTGGCCGACCGCCAGCTGCTGCTCACCGACATGAACCGGCGCTTTCTGTATTCCCCTGCGCACACCTGGTCGGTGGTGGTGGGCGTGCTCTTTATCGTGGCCTTCGTGAGCCTGCTTTACTTCGTTACCCAGTGGTTTGTTCTCGAGGCCCGCGCCAAGGCCTTGGAAAACGAGAAGCTGGCGACCGAGCTGCGCTACTTGAAAGCCCAACTCAATCCCCACTTCCTGTTCAACACCCTCAACAACCTCTACTATCTGGCGTACAGCCGCTCGGAGCGCACGCCCGAAGTTATTGCCACCCTGGCCCAGATGATGCGCTACATGCTAGAGGAGGCCAACCGCCCGGCCGTGGATCTGAGCCGCGAAATCGAGTACCTTGCCAGCTACATTCAGCTCGAAAAGCTGCGCCTCAACAGCCCCGTTCCGATCACCCTGACCGTGGCCGGGCAGCCCAACGGCCGGCTGGTGGCGCCGCTCATTTTCATGGCCTTTCTGGAAAATGCCTTCAAGCACGGGGTGAGCACCATCAGCACAACGGCTTGGGTGCGCGTGCACTTCGACCTGACGGGGCCCGACTGCTGCTACACGGTGGCTAACAGCAAGCTGCCGGCGTCTGCTGCCCCCATGGGCCCGGCCGGCACGGGCCTGCCCAACGTGCGCCGCCGCTTGGCCCTGAGCTACCCCGACCGGCACGAGCTGCAGATCGACGACTTGCCCGACGAGTACCGCATTTACCTGCGCCTAAGCCTATGA